One part of the Clostridia bacterium genome encodes these proteins:
- a CDS encoding aldo/keto reductase has protein sequence MASDKKNENFKLGFGLMRLPRLENGEIDVVQTSEMIDLFMAAGGTYFDTAYVYPGSEEAAKKALVERYPRESYTLATKMIINPQITDKDSVLKEFETSLERTGAGYFDYYLLHALQVANYKKYDEYGLWDFVKEQKKKGLIRHYGFSFHADPDILEEVLSKHPDVEFVQLQINYADWDNPGVNSRRNLEICRAHGKKVIVMEPVKGGILADPIDSVKEIFDRENNGFSYSSWAIRFASGLDGVFMVLSGMSNTAQMKDNLSFMSDFKPLSEHEHEVIKAAQKALGEDKSIPCTSCRYCTKVCPKNIPIPDIFTVENRKKGSPEFRTIREYTIATVGKGKASDCIKCKKCEEACPQHLKITDLLEKCLWMEQ, from the coding sequence ATGCGCCTTCCGAGGCTTGAAAACGGCGAGATAGACGTAGTACAGACTTCTGAGATGATTGATCTTTTCATGGCGGCGGGCGGCACGTATTTTGATACCGCATACGTTTATCCCGGCTCGGAGGAGGCGGCGAAGAAGGCTCTCGTGGAAAGATATCCGAGAGAAAGCTATACTCTTGCGACAAAAATGATCATAAATCCCCAGATAACGGACAAGGACAGCGTGCTCAAAGAATTTGAGACAAGCCTTGAGCGCACGGGCGCGGGCTATTTCGATTATTATCTGCTCCATGCTCTCCAGGTGGCCAATTACAAAAAATACGACGAATACGGCCTTTGGGATTTTGTGAAGGAGCAAAAAAAGAAGGGACTTATAAGGCATTACGGCTTTTCCTTCCATGCCGATCCGGATATTCTTGAAGAAGTGCTTTCGAAGCATCCCGACGTTGAATTCGTACAGCTTCAGATAAATTACGCAGATTGGGACAATCCCGGTGTAAATTCAAGAAGGAACCTTGAGATATGCCGTGCTCACGGCAAAAAGGTAATAGTGATGGAGCCCGTGAAAGGCGGTATCCTTGCCGACCCGATAGACAGTGTAAAGGAGATATTCGACCGCGAAAACAACGGATTTTCCTATTCGTCGTGGGCGATAAGGTTCGCCTCAGGGCTTGACGGCGTATTCATGGTACTAAGCGGCATGAGCAATACGGCGCAGATGAAGGACAACCTAAGCTTTATGAGCGATTTTAAGCCGCTTTCCGAGCATGAACACGAGGTCATAAAGGCGGCGCAGAAGGCGCTCGGCGAAGACAAGTCCATACCGTGTACGTCGTGCCGTTACTGCACGAAGGTATGCCCGAAGAATATACCGATACCGGATATATTCACCGTTGAGAACAGAAAAAAGGGCAGCCCCGAATTTCGCACGATACGCGAATATACGATAGCTACCGTGGGAAAGGGCAAAGCAAGCGACTGTATAAAGTGCAAAAAGTGCGAGGAAGCCTGCCCGCAGCATTTAAAGATCACGGACCTTTTGGAAAAGTGTCTGTGGATGGAACAATAG